A window of the Fulvia fulva chromosome 11, complete sequence genome harbors these coding sequences:
- a CDS encoding putative S-adenosylmethionine-dependent methyltransferase CRG1: protein MPQEKIFTSFTPEQAASYAKNRGLNYPQQLYDTILDFHQGSRNVVLDVGTGPGTVVFNLLPHFAKCLGCDSGEGMIAQARQTAERLQLGERVAFSLCGAEECEKAFPEEKADVITVAIAAHWFNLEPSYAAAARALVTGGTLAMWTCSHMWVHPSTPNHAEIQAVLSDVENMLVPYMTAGTLLTQNLYRDLKLPWDFPESKESFDQASFERRYWDLNGIPSSAPLPDGTPGPFALISDPKALHCSVSMFVKALGSTSSVIRYRQANPDKANTEDDFMHVAANRLREANGGKDALWMSPSMSLLLLRRS from the exons ATGCCCCAAGAGAAGATATTCACATCCTTCACTCCCGAACAAGCCGCTTCATACGCAAAGAACCGTGGCCTCAACTATCCCCAACAACTCTACGACACCATTCTAGACTTCCACCAAGGTAGCCGCAACGTCGTGCTCGATGTCGGCACAGGACCCGGCACAGTCGTCTTCAACCTGCTGCCCCACTTCGCCAAATGTCTCGGCTGCGATTCTGGCGAGGGAATGATTGCGCAAGCAAGACAGACAGCTGAGCGTCTGCAACTGGGTGAGCGAGTTGCCTTCTCGCTGTGCGGTGCCGAAGAGTGTGAAAAGGCGTTCCCGGAGGAGAAGGCCGATGTCATTACGGTGGCGATA GCAGCACACTGGTTCAACCTTGAGCCTTCCTATGCTGCGGCAGCAAGAGCTCTGGTGACAGGTGGTACTTTGGCGATGTGGACGTGCAGTCATATGTGGGTCCACCCATCGACACCGAACCATGCAGAGATCCAGGCAGTCCTGTCGGACGTCGAGAATATGCTGGTCCCGTACATGACAGCCGGCACTCTGCTCACGCAGAATCTGTATCGAGACCTGAAGCTGCCATGGGACTTCCCCGAGTCGAAGGAGTCGTTCGATCAAGCATCGTTCGAGCGGCGATATTGGGACCTGAATGGTATACCGTCCTCGGCGCCGCTGCCAGATGGCACTCCTGGACCATTCGCGCTGATTAGCGATCCGAAAGCTTTGCATTGTTCGGTTTCAATGTTCGTCAAGGCGCTGGGTTCCACGAGTAGCGTCATTAGGTATCGCCAGGCAAATCCGGATAAAGCCAACACAGAGGATGATTTTATGCATGTGGCTGCCAATAGGTTGCGCGAGGCGAATGGTGGTAAAGATGCGCTCTGGATGAGTCCGAGTATGTCGTTGCTGTTGCTGCGGCGGTCGTAG
- a CDS encoding Bifunctional protein gal10, which produces MAESKFSDAFTFLPQGAIIQEFRVGGRNIVLGFPEAQGYKGKTPYFGENIGRYANRISGAKINSLNGKSYDLTANNGPNTLHGGVHGWGKKDFEGPTPVNRSGREAVAFKYLSKDGEEGFPGTVELRLWYIAYVDKSEGKEKTALEIEYEAALVGDEVEETAVSLTNHSYFNISDGATIEGTRVKLPSNLHQVTDEHSIPTGEIKSFPGIPANEEFVLGATEPDPDHCFIVNADPASIPLDTRKSPLNKLIELYHPNTSIHFEALSTEPAFQFYAGRFIDVPAHDGAPARGKRSGLCIEASRYVNAINNDEWRQQVVLKKGQTYGSKTVYRAWVE; this is translated from the exons ATGGCTGAATCAAAGTTCTCTGACGCGTTCACTTTCCTACCACAAGGTGCAATCATACAGGAGTTCCGAGTCGGCGGTCGAAACATCGTGCTGGGCTTCCCAGAGGCTCAGGGCTACAAGGGCAAAACACCATACTTCGGCGAGAACATCGGTCGATATGCGAACAGGATCTCAGGCGCGAAGATCAACAGCTTGAATGGCAAGAGCTACGATTTGACAGCGAACAACGGACCCAATACACTGCATGGCGGCGTTCACGGCTGGGGCAAGAAGGATTTCGAGGGCCCAACGCCCGTCAATCGCAGTGGGAGAGAAGCGGTGGCTTTCAAATACTTGAGTAAAGATGGCGAAGAAGGCTTCCCAGGAACAGTGGAGCTTCGCTTATGGTACATTGCCTACGTCGACAAGAGCGAGGGCAAGGAGAAGACCGCGTTGGAAATCGAGTACGAGGCAGCGCTGGTTGGCGACGAGGTCGAGGAGACAGCGGTCAGCTTGACAAATCACAG CTACTTCAACATCTCAGATGGAGCCACGATTGAGGGCACCAGAGTGAAGTTGCCCTCGAACTTACATCAAGTGACCGATGAGCACAGCATTCCTACTGGCGAGATCAAGTCATTCCCTGGCATTCCTGCGAACGAGGAGTTTGTGCTTGGAGCTACAGAGCCAGATCCAGACCACTGTTTCATCGTTAACGCCGATCCTGCCAGCATACCACTGGACACGCGAAAGAGTCCTTTGAACAAGCTGATCGAGCTGTACCACCCGAACACCAGTATCCACTTCGAGGCTCTCAGCACAGAGCCAGCTTTCCAGTTCTACGCCGGGCGCTTCATCGACGTTCCAGCACACGACGGCGCACCAGCTCGAGGAAAGCGCAGTGGACTGTGCATTGAAGCCTCGAGATATGTGAACGCCATCAACAACGACGAGTGGAGACAACAAGTCGTCCTGAAGAAGGGCCAGACCTACGGCAGTAAGACCGTCTACAGGGCTTGGGTCGAGTAA
- a CDS encoding Mitochondrial glycine transporter: MAEALEEAGEQGGSAVVKDLFSGAVGGVAQVLIGQPFDIVKVRLQTTNHYKGALDCASQILKNEGATAFYKGTLTPLIGIGACVSVQFGGFNYARRYFEAQNASRLNKSVDQLEKEPQPLTYGQYYAAGAFAGLVNTVLSSPIEHVRIRLQTQPHGANRLYSGPLDCITKLSRSPNVAMGLYRGTSVTLIREAQAYGFWFLTFEYLMNQDAKRNNYARKDVATWKVATYGGLAGEMLWISSYPFDVIKSKMQTDGFGEKQRYKSMRDCFAQTWRQEGAMGFWRGVGPTLLRAMPVSAGTFLTVELTMRFLNS, encoded by the exons ATGGCGGAGGCACTCGAAGAAGCAGGAGAGCAAGGCGGCAGCGCAGTGGTGAAGGACTTGTTCTCAGGCGCGGTTGGAGGTGTTGCGCAGGTGTTGATCG GTCAACCATTCG ACATCGTCAAGGTGCGACTCCAGACAACAAACCACTACAAAGGTGCCCTGGACTGTGCATCTCAGATCCTCAAGAACGAGGGAGCCACTGCCTTCTACAAGGGAACACTAACACCACTCATCGGAATTGGAGCTTGTGTATCTGTCCAGTTCGGTGGCTTCAACTATGCCAGGCGGTACTTCGAAGCCCAGAATGCGTCAAGACTCAACAAGTCCGTCGATCAGCTGGAGAAGGAGCCACAACCACTCACGTACGGCCAGTACTATGCAGCCGGTGCTTTCGCTGGTCTAGTCAACACTGTCCTCTCATCACCGATTGAGCATGTCCGCATTCGGTTACAGACACAACCACACGGAGCCAACCGACTCTACAGTGGACCACTCGACTGTATCACCAAGCTCTCCCGCTCTCCAAACGTTGCCATGGGTCTCTACCGAGGCACGAGCGTGACCCTTATTAGAGAGGCCCAAGCCTACGGCTTCTGGTTCTTGACCTTCGAATACCTCATGAACCAAGATGCAAAGCGCAACAACTACGCTCGAAAAGATGTCGCCACATGGAAAGTGGCAACGTACGGCGGTCTGGCTGGAGAGATGCTCTGGATCTCGTCGTACCCGTTCGACGTGATCAAGTCGAAAATGCAGACGGATGGCTTTGGTGAGAAGCAGCGGTACAAGTCTATGCGTGATTGCTTTGCGCAGACTTGGAGGCAAGAAGGAGCAATGGGCTTTTGGCGTGGTGTCGGACCTACGCTGCTCAGAGCTATGCCCGTCAGTGCTGGAACGTTCCTTACTGTTGAGCTGACGATGCGGTTTCTCAACAGCTAG
- a CDS encoding Fluconazole resistance protein 1 produces MSHHRGQLHCLNNAAGSYHSHTMTPHSSHSPVNKMAQPQRTSSQDSTSDGIRKRVCKACDRCRLKKSKCDGSNPCSRCKADNAICVFGERKKSHDKIYPKGYVEMLEQQQAQLVTGLQEMYKRLRTTEVWEGEALSETNGAPLTHDILAALGLLEQKHDGSGELETFEDDCESLQSRLIAQGAGLTQRRGSFSSESEHSQHGHARSISRSTPSMSKPQTFKQEGLYHSAPPSPPQGSPAPIPAPRQQRQSFPAAQPSPLQQNSPLSNTPQFYQDDWYSATSRPELTMRCGYAMQTPELEHNFGHMQDMTGGFASWDTTPGQFDLNMAELSAPAYPHGLPNPWANVPKQYAMDIDPMDADFAQFIQVVT; encoded by the exons ATGTCGCACCACAGAGGGCAGCTTCACTGCCTTAACAACGCTGCTGGCTCATATCACTCTCATACTATGACGCCGCACTCAAGCCACTCACCTGTCAACAAGATGGCACAACCTCAGAGAACTTCTTCTCAGGACTCGACATCCGATGGTATCAGGAAACGCGTCTGCAAGGCCTGTGATCGATGTCGATTGAAGAAGAGCAAGTGTGATGGTTCCAACCCGTGCTCTCGATGCAAAGCAGACAACGCCATCTGCGTGTTTGG CGAGCGCAAGAAGTCCCATGACAAGATCTACCCCAAAGGCTACGTCGAGATGCTTGAGCAACAACAAGCACAGCTAGTCACTGGCCTGCAAGAAATGTACAAGCGACTTCGAACCACAGAGGTCTGGGAAGGCGAAGCACTCAGCGAGACCAATGGCGCTCCTCTTACCCACGACATTCTCGCCGCACTCGGCCTATTAGAACAAAAGCACGACGGCAGCGGCGAGCTCGAAACGTTTGAAGACGACTGCGAAAGCCTCCAAAGCCGCCTGATCGCTCAAGGTGCCGGTCTCACGCAACGAAGAGGATCCTTCAGCTCTGAGTCGGAACACAGCCAGCATGGCCACGCTCGATCCATCTCTCGTAGCACACCCTCCATGTCGAAGCCACAGACCTTCAAGCAGGAGGGCCTGTACCACAGCGCACCGCCTTCGCCACCACAAGGCAGCCCAGCTCCAATCCCAGCTCCCAGGCAACAAAGGCAATCCTTCCCCGCCGCTCAACCATCGCCACTACAACAAAATTCTCCACTATCGAACACTCCACAATTCTACCAAGATGACTGGTACTCCGCAACAAGCAGACCCGAACTGACGATGCGATGCGGTTACGCCATGCAAACGCCCGAGCTGGAGCACAATTTCGGCCACATGCAAGACATGACGGGTGGTTTCGCCAGCTGGGACACCACACCGGGACAATTCGACCTGAACATGGCAGAACTCTCCGCACCTGCGTACCCTCACGGTCTTCCCAACCCATGGGCAAATGTACCAAAGCAATACGCCATGGACATCGACCCAATGGACGCAGACTTTGCTCAGTTCATTCAAGTGGTGACATGA
- a CDS encoding FAD-linked oxidoreductase sorD — MSALMDAFTNTISGIAHAQANSPFQQCIRDALGNHGKQFAFPQDVLFQAQDVQPYNLDHPIIPAAVVYPKSPDEVSNVVICAHDAGIAVQPRSGGHSYCNYGLGGEDGALSVDMKHFKDFDYDSQDQTVTFGPGNHLGDLTDKLKPLDRVMAYGPSRDIGSGGHMTIGGLGVLGRQLGLGADQVISADVVLGNGTQVTATENTNSDLFWAIRGAGFSFGIVTSFNMQTAPAPRDVTQFAYNITAGKATDLADTFKQWQRLIAQPDLTRLFGCTLTLTEGLLIFSGTYFGSRPEFDQFNLETILPGSHSSLNIQSDVVTKTFNDIGAFALDLFGGVPAHFYAKSLKTTPKTLLSDDAVDAMFEYIDKTDKGTPIWFVTWDLEGGAISDVEQRSTAYWNRDALYFLQSYVVSLFDDVSEKSKDFVDGLNRVIQEQTGADDSAYPGYVDERLPNPQRSYWGDNVPRLEEIKAAVDPDNVFRNPQSIRPAVGR, encoded by the exons ATGTCAGCTTTGATGGACGCCTTCACGAATACGATTTCTGGCATTGCTCACGCCCAGGCCAATTCACCTTTCCAACAATGCATTCGAGATGCTCTTGGAAACCACGGCAAGCAGTTTGCGTTTCCACAAGACGTGCTGTTTCAAGCACAAGACGTACAGCCGTACAACCTTGATCATCCCATCATACCTGCAGCGGTGGTGTACCCCAAGTCGCCGGACGAGGTATCGAATGTGGTGATTTGCGCACATGATGCTGGCATCGCAGTACAGCCTCGCAGTGGTGGCCATAGCTACTGTAACTATG GTCTCGGCGGCGAAGACGGCGCCCTGTCCGTCGACATGAAGCACTTCAAGGACTTTGACTACGACTCCCAGGACCAGACCGTCACCTTCGGACCTGGCAACCATCTCGGCGATCTGACTGACAAGCTGAAGCCTCTCGATAGAGTCATGGCCTACGGACCCAGCAGAGATATCGGCTCAGGCGGGCACATGACTATCGGAGGTCTTGGAGTCCTTGGTCGCCAACTTGGTCTCGGCGCAGACCAGGTCATCTCCGCTGACGTTGTCCTGGGCAATGGCACGCAAGTAACCGCAACAGAGAACACGAACTCGGACCTCTTCTGGGCTATTCGCGGCGCTGGATTCTCATTCGGGATCGTTACAAGCTTCAACATGCAGACTGCGCCGGCGCCAAGGGACGTTACACAATTCGCATACAACATCACTGCAGGCAAGGCAACGGACCTGGCTGATACGTTCAAGCAATGGCAAAGACTCATCGCGCAGCCGGATCTGACGAGACTCTTCGGGTGTACTCTCACGCTCACGGAAGGACTGTTGATCTTCAGTGGGACATATTTCGGCTCGAGGCCTGAGTTCGATCAGTTCAACCTCGAAACCATTCTACCTGGCTCACACTCCAGCCTCAACATTCAGAGCGACGTTGTCACCAAGACTTTCAACGACATTGGCGCTTTCGCGCTGGACCTCTTCGGCGGCGTGCCAGCCCACTTCTACGCTAAGAGTCTCAAGACGACACCGAAAACTCTCCTCTCAGACGATGCTGTGGACGCTATGTTCGAGTACATCGATAAGACGGACAAGGGTACGCCGATTTGGTTCGTCACATGGGACCTTGAAGGCGGTGCGATCTCGGATGTGGAGCAGAGGTCGACGGCGTATTGGAATAGGGATGCGTTGTATTTCTTGCAGAGTTATGTCGTTAGTCTGTTCGACGATGTGAGCGAGAAGTCGAAGGACTTCGTTGATGGGTTGAATCGAGTGATACAGGAGCAGACTGGTGCCGATGATTCGGCTTATCCTGGATATGTTGATGAGAGGCTGCCAAATCCGCAGAG ATCATACTGGGGCGACAACGTACCTCGTCTTGAAGAGATCAAGGCTGCTGTCGATCCTGACAATGTCTTCCGCAACCCACAGAGTATCAGACCAGCTGTTGGACGTTAG